TGTCATTCTCTTTAAATTTCTTCGAAATAAACGCATTGGGACCATTTGCTTTTATAATTGCTTCCGAATAATTTTCGAATTGTTTCTGCTGTTTCTGGGTTACAACAACACCTTTTTCTGCAAGGGCAATTACAGGTTTTAAAATTTCCGACATTGGAAGGGAGCCGAATTTTTTATGAGCAGCAAAAACGCCGGCTATAGTTCCCGGAACTCCAATTGCCAGAGGGCTGTCGGTGCTTTTTCCTTTAATCACATTTCCATCTTTGTCCAGAAACATATTTTTTGTAGCTGCCATTGGTGCTTTTTCACGATAATCTAAACTTCCAACTTCGCCATTGGCTTTTCGGTAGACCATAAAACCGCCTCCGCCCAGATTTCCTGCATACGGATACGCAACTGCGAGTGCCAGCTCTGTTGCCGCCATGGCGTCGAAAGCATTACCGCCCTTTTTCATTATTTCGACACCAATTTTAGATGCTTCTTCACGGGCAGAAACCACCATTGCTTTAGAAGCTGTTAAACCGGTTGGCTGTGCATTCTGCTGTCCAAAACCGTAGATAGATACAAAATAAAATAAGAGGGTAATTTTTTTCATAACAGGATAGTATTGGTTCGATTTATAATGAGAGTAATTTTTGTCTGGATTGCTGCTGTAAATCTTCAAAAAAAATAGTGAATTCATCTTCAAATTCGGTGTAGAATTCTTTGAGTTCTTCACTGGCAAACTGCATTTTCGAAATATTTCTTGATCTTCTGTCCATCTGCGTCAGGATCTGATGGATTCCTTCGACGGTCTGATAACTTAACAGCCAGTTTCTTTCGATCATATACGGCATTAAACCTTGCGTTTTTTCGGTTAAAATAGCATAATTTTCATGCAGCGAATTATAAAAACGGCTGATAAAATTTTCCAGTTTTTCATCTGAATATTTTGTCCAGTTCTTAGCCAGAAAATGATCGTAAACAATATCTACAATAACCCCGGAATAATGATGGTATTTTTCATGAAGACGTTTTGTGCTCTGCCTGAAAATATCATGAGAATCTGTGTAAGTGTCTATAAAACGATGTAACAGAATTCCCTTCTGAACATCTTCAGGAAAATGTTCAAACTGTTTTCCGCGAATGCCATCGGCCATAAAATTGCCAATTTTGATTAAATCATTATCGCCTGAAAGATAGATGTGTGCAAGGAAATTCATTTTTTAAGATGCTGAGATTCTAGGGTTTTGAGTGACTAAGTTTTACGTTATTTTAGTAAAAGTATGAAAACTTTTTTACATCGTTTTGTTATACCAAACAGCTTTTAATTTTAATAGTAACGATTATTTTACAATCTTAGTGTTTAAGCATGCTGGCAGTTTTTTTAAACAAAATAAAAAAAGAGCAGGAACTCAAGAACCTTAGCTTCTTAAGATGCGCTAAATAGAATATTTTAAAAAAACTTAGTACCAGAGAAACTTGGAAGCTTAGGAACTTTTCTATATTTGTAATAAAATAACCATAACTCACGAAGATGACTTTAATAAAATCTATCTCAGGTATTCGAGGAACAATAGGCGGTAAAGTAGGAGATAACCTGACTCCGGTTGATGCGGTAAAATTTGCATCGGCGTATGGAACCTTCCTGAAAAATAATACTTCAAAAGAAAAATTAACCGTTGTAATTGGCCGTGATGCGAGAATTTCGGGACCAATGATTCACAATCTGGTTGTAAATACTTTAATTGGTTTAGGAATTAATGTAATTGATCTTGGGCTTTCGACTACTCCAACAGTAGAAGTTGCTGTTCCGCTTGAAAAAGCTGACGGGGGAATTATCCTTACGGCATCTCACAATCCAAAACAATGGAATGCTTTAAAATTATTAAATGAAAAAGGCGAATTTTTAAGCGGTGCAGATGGAGCTAAGATTCTTGAAATTGCCGAGGCAGAAGCTTTTGATTTTTCTGATGTTGACAATTTAGGAGAAATCACGCTTAATGATGCTTACATGGATATTCATATTGATGAAGTTCTAAATCTTCCATTAGTAGATGTTCAGGCTGTAAAAGACGCTAAGTTAAAAGTAGTAGTAGATGGAGTAAACTCTTCGGGAGGAATTATTATTCCTAAATTATTAAAACAAATGGGCGTAGAAGTGGTTGAATTGTACTGTGAACCAAACGGACATTTCCCTCATAATCCGGAACCTTTAAAAGAGCATTTAACTGATATTTCTGAACTAGTAGTAAAAGAAAAAGCACATTTAGGAATCGTGGTAGATCCTGATGTTGATCGTTTGGCTTTTATCAGCGATGATGGTGAAATGTTTGGTGAAGAATATACTTTGGTTGCCTGTGCCGATTATGTTTTAAGTAAAACTCCGGGGAACACCGTTTCAAATATGTCATCATCCCGCGCTCTTCGCGACGTAACAGTCGGACACAACGGAAATTACGAAGCCAGTGCAGTAGGAGAAGTGAATGTAGTAGAATTAATGAAAAAAAATAATGCTGTTATTGGTGGAGAAGGTAACGGTGGAATTATTTATCCTGAACTGCATTACGGAAGAGACAGTTTGGTAGGAGTGGCTTTGTTTTTAACGCATTTGGCAAACAAAAAAATGTCAGTTTCTGCTTTAAGAGCTTCTTATCCTGAATATTATATGAGCAAAAATAAAATTGAATTGACGCCGCAGATTGATGTTGATGCAATTTTAACTGCCATGACAGATAAATACAAAAACGAAGATATTTCGACAATTGATGGTGTAAAAATTGATTTTGCTTCAGAATGGGTTCATTTAAGAAAATCGAATACAGAACCAATTATCAGAATTTATACTGAAGCACCTTCTCAGGAAGCGGCAGATAAATTGGCACTTCGAATTATTGATGAAATAAAAGTAATTGCCGGAATTTAATTTTCTGAAATATAAAGTAAAAGCCTCTTTTGAAATTTTCAAAAGAGGCTTTTTGTTTGAAGTTAATTTGTAAAAATTGTTTTTAGCACCTGGTGCTATGCACATTAAAACTAGTTCTTAATTATTTTGACTGATTTTTTTATGTTTCCGTAAACGGCATTTACAATATAAACACCTGAAGCCAGTTTGTCTCCAATTTTGATATCTTCATTTGTAAAATAACGATTGGAAGAAAAACATACTTTTCCGTTCATATCTACTATTTTTAAATTGAGCGGTTCTGTAATGGACGATTTTATGTGAAGAGTTGATTGCGCCTGAACCGGATTAGGATAAATCGTAAAAGAATCATCTTCAGTTTCTGGATCATTAATACCTAAGTTAGATGCAGAAATGTCAATATAATTGAAATTCATATTGCTGGTTTTAAACCTGATTTTCAAATACACTTCGCCTTTTGGCATTGAAATTCCGGATACGATTTTATTTGTAAACGACTGAAGACCTCCCGTTGCAGGAAAGCTTTCATCTGTTTTTACAACAGTGTTATTAATCATAATATCAAATTTTCCTTCTGTGTTCAAAGAAGAAATTCTAAAGGTTAAATTATAAGTTCCTTCATTTTCTACATTCAGAATAAATTCGTTCCAGTCGCCTGCATCAATAAGTGAAACATTCTGACCAGTTCCGGAATCTGTAGTATTTTGAAGTCCGGTTCCTTTTCGGCGGTAATGTTTGTTTGCAAGAACCCGGCCCGGAACATTCATTTTTTTTGCGGTGTAACTTTCGTTTATGTATGCTGTTCCTATTGGTTTTAAAACACCTCTTGCAGGACTTAATAACTGACCTTCGAGCATATCCGTCCAGTTAGCAGGAACACGACCAGTAAACCACGAATAGCGGTAAATATCAGGATCGTTCTCAAAACTTTGAAGAATAGCCTGCATAAATGCGATTTTATCTGCTTCACTCTGGATTACCCTGTTAGCAAATTCAGTAACCCATACCGGACGATTGAATTGTTTCAGTAGTCCTGTAACACCTATTACCGAAGGTGCATTACTGTCGTAAGTGTGAAATGCAATATAATCGACTTTGCAGTTAGGACAGAGCTGAAAAAACTGCTTATGCCATAAAACAGGATCGCTGAAACCACCGTAATTATCAGGCCCGTTATAAGCCGGAGAGGCGCTCACTATCTCTAAATTTTTGGCAGCGGCAATCTTTTCAATATTGCCCCAGGCGTTTACCGCTTCCTGTGGGGTTAAGCGTGCGCCATCGTTAAAATTAGGTTCGTTAAAAGCGAGCAGATATTTTGCTCCCGGTTTTATTTTGTCTATAAATGCCTGTACTGCATTATCGTTTACCCTGCCCCAGGCCATAGGGACAAATTCAACACCAAGTGACTGGTAATTGGCATCGGTATCATTTTCCGGTAATGATGCCCAGTTGTACCACCATGAAATTCCGGGTTTTAAGGCCAGTAAATCTGCGGTTGTGTTTTCGCCATAAGCAATTCCTCTTTTTAGACTTTGGGCATTTGTGATCAGCGATAAGAAAACGGCTGATACTGTAAAAAACAGTTTTTTTGTCATAGATAATGTTTTTGTAGGTTTGGGGTAATTTGGTACTCCAAATGTATAGTGTTTCTTTGTTTATTCGCATAAAAAAATCATTACAAAAACACATCAGGAAAGTTAGCTGCGTTTTGATAAAGCAATTTCCTTATTTTTAGGGTTTGGATAAAAAAGAAAAGTCTGAAAAACATTTTGCTTTTCAGACTTTTTTAATTTAGTAGTATGTATTACTCCACCTTATGTTTCCATCGTTTGTGTGTCCATAAATAAAATTCAGGAGCTTCATGAATTTGTTTTTCAACTTCCTTTAAATACTTCTCGGTAATATCAAAGTTTGGAAATTCTTTTGGATCATCTGCAATTGATAAAAACGTAGCTTCGTAATAACCTCTGGCTGTTTTTTTTACTTTTACCATAATAACACTCAAATCGTATTTTTTGGCCAGCATTTCGGCACCTGTATGTACAGGAACTTCGATCCCCATAAATTTCATCGAATGAAAAATTCTGTCCAGTTTTGGAGACTGATCACTTGCTAAACCATACAAGCTTAGTTTTCCATCTCTTTGGTTTTGTGCCATTGTTGGAATTGCTTTTCTGGTTTCGACCATTTCAGTATTATACTTTGAACGTATTTTTCTAATTAGTTTATCAAAATAACGATTGGCTAATCTTTTATAAACAGCAACTCCCTGAAATCCTAATTTTGGATTTATAGTTAAAAGCCACTCATAACTGGCATAATGCGATGCTACCAGAATTACGCTTTTTCCTTTTTTTGCATAATCCTGAACTAATTCAATATTCGTTACATGGAATCTTTTTTCCATTTCTTTCGGAGAAATACTCATTGTTTTAATCATCTCCAAAAACATATCGCACATGTGGTGATAGAATTTTTTTTCGATGACTTTCCTTTCAGCATCACTTAAATGAGGTAAGGTTAGAGCCAGATTTTCACGCACTACTTTTTTGCGATATCCAATAACTCGATATACCAATATATAAACAAAGTCAGAGAATAAATAAAATAAGCGGAATGGAAGTATAGAGATCAGCCATAATAAAGGATAGGCCAGTATATAAACAAGAAACTGCATGAATGTTTTTTTTGCAAATATACGGCAAAAATGACAAATGATCGATATTCTCAATTCTGGCACCGCTTCTATTTTAGAATGATTATATTTACATTTCAAATTAAACTTATTTTATGAACACCATTTTAATTGGGATTATAGTTGCTAATGTTCTTTTTAGTTACAAAGGCTTTAATGATTACGCTTTTTTTAGAAAATATGAGTTTCATGTAGGCAGTATTCGTGCAGGGGAACAAATCAGAATGCTGTCATCAGGCTTTCTTCATGCCGATATTATGCATTTGGCATTTAACATGCTTACACTTTTCTTTTTTGCTCCCACAGTTATAGCTTACCTTGGAGGGCTTTCATTTTTACTGGTTTATATTGGGAGCTTGATTTTTGGAAGTCTTTTAACCATGTTGTTTCATAAAAACGATTACAGTTATCGTGCTGTTGGTGCTTCAGGTGCTGTTACAGGAGTTTTGTATTCTGCAATTTTACTTGAGCCCAATTCAACCATAGGTTTATACTTTGTTATCGATATACCGGCATATCTTTTTGGAATTTTATATTTATTGTATTCAATTTACGGAATGAAAGCCAAAAATGATAACATTGGGCACACGGCGCACTTTGGAGGTGCTGTAGGCGGGTATGTGATTACTTTAATAAAAGATCCGTCATTAATGGTTGACCACAGTTTGATGACGATTCTATTGGCAATCCCGATTTTGATACTTTTTGGGATGGCAAAAGCAGGAAAATTATAATGCTGGCATAACTTTTGAAATGCTCTTTTTAACAATTTAAAATCTAACAAAAATGAAAAAACTAGTATTATTTTTAACAATCATGTTTATGACTATGTCTTACGGCCAGGAAATCAAACAAATACCTCTTATCAATGTTAACGGGGAAGGAAAAGTAAAAGTAGCACCTGATCAGGTTTGTATTTCAGCTACGGTTGAAACAAAAGGGAATAATGCTAAAGACGTCAAAAAACAAAATGACGAAAAAATGGACGCTGTTTTAAAATTCATCAAAAAAATGAATGTACCAACAGCTGATTTTAAAACAAAACAAGTAGCTCTTAATCCGCAGTACGATTATGAGAAAAAGAAAACAAGCTACAATGCCACGCAGACTGTTGAAATCGTATTAAGAGATTTAAACAAGTACGATGAACTGATGGAAGGTTTGGTACAGCAGGGAATCAACCGTATTGATAACGTTTCTTTTGAATCTTCTAAATTAGCACAGCACCAGTCTGAAGCGAGAAAATTAGCTATGAAAGATGCTAAAACAAAAGCAGAAGAATATGTATCTGTTTTAGGACAAAAAGTAGGTAAAGCGTTTACAATCTCTGATAACTCTCAGGTTTACAACCCTAGACCAATGTATGCAGCTATGAAAACAGAAATGATGGACGCATCCGGAGCTTCAAACCAGACACTTGCTATTGGAGAAATTGAAATCACATCAAACGTAAGTGTAAGTTTCGTTTTAGACTAAACGGTTTAGAAATTACAATATTTACAAATCCAAATTCCAATTCAATTGGGATTTGGATTTTTTTTTGGTGTTTTTTACCGCAAATAAGTGCAAAAGGTTTTCTGTTACTTCGTTGAGATGATACCATTGCGGATAAACTTTGTGTCTTATAATTACTTTCGGGGAAAACCCAGAAAACGCTTTACAGACATTTAACACATAACACTTGCTGTAACAGTATAAACTTAATATTTTTGTGCTGTGCGAAAAATTTCCCTGTATATACTAATCCTTTTGATCAACTTTAATAATTGCTTTTTTGGGCAGTTATCAAAAATTCCGGTGCTTGTACAGCATTTTATGGAACACCAGGAGCGATCAAATGCACAAGGACTTGCTTTTACTGATTTTATCGCCATGCATTATTTAGGACAGGATATCGACGACAACGACGATGACCGTGATATGCAGCTTCCATTCAAAAAAGTAGACCCGCATTCGCAGCACCTTGTTTTTATTCCGGGCCGCATTTATACTTCAACATTATCTTTCATTCCGTTAGACTCTGAGTTTGTAAATAATTACAAACACGATTTTCATAACAACCCTTATATAGGAACTCTGTTCAGACCGCCTATTGCCTAATTCTTTTTTACAGGAAATTAACAATGCCATGCTGTTTTAAACGGTGTGAGTATTGCATTTTAGTATTCCCAAAAAAGAAAATATGCTTAATAAAATCATTCAGTTTTCAGTTAAAAATAAACTGGCAATTGGGATTTTCACGCTGCTGTGGATTATCTACGGTGTGTTTGAAGTTACCCGTCTGCCAATTGATGCCGTACCGGACATCACCAATAATCAGGTACAAATTATAACCACCGCTCCATCATTGGGAGCAGAAGACGTCGAACGTCTGATTACTTTCCCGATTGAGCAGGCAGTAAGTAATATCCCGCAGTTAAAAGAAAGCCGCAGTATTTCAAGATTCGGATTATCAGTCGTTTCGATTGTTTTTGATGACGATACCGATGTGTACTGGGCCCGCCAGCAGGTAACCGAACGCCTGCAAAAAGTCGAAATAGACGAGAATGCCAACATGCCGGAAATGGCTCCCGTAACCACAGGACTGGGCGAAATCTACCAATATGTTTTAAAACCGCAGCCCGGTTATGAAAGCAAATACTCACTATCTGATTTAAGAACCATTCAGGACTGGACAGTAAGAAGACAATTGTTAGGAACGCAGGGAATTGCCGATGTCTCGACCTTTGGCGGAAAACTTAAACAATACGAAGTTGCCGTAAATCCAGCGAGATTAAAAGCACAGAATTTAACGATCAGTGATGTGTTTACTGCGCTTAGTCGAAGTAATCAGAATACAGGAGGAGCTTATATCGAAAAGGGGCCTACAGTGTCGTATATCCGAAGTGTGGGACTGGCCAAAAAAATCGAAGACATTGAAAAAATCGTGATTAAAACCACTCAGGCCGGAACACCTGTTTTGGTAAAAAACGTGGCAGAAGTAAAATTATCTTCGGCCATACGCTACGGTGCTTTAACTACAGACGATATAGGCGAATCAGTAGGGGGAATTGTAATGATGCTAAAAGGCGAAAACGCCAGCAACGTGATCGAAAATGTCAAAACAAAAGTTGCTGAAATCGAAAAAATCCTTCCCGAAGGACTTAAAATAGAACCTTTTCTGGATCGTACCAAAATGGTAGACAATGCCATTGGTACTGTTGAACATAACCTCATGGAAGGGGCACTGATCGTTGTTTTGGTTCTGGTTTTATTTTTGGGGAATTTACGCGCCGGGCTTATTGTGGCTTCGGTAATTCCGTTAGCAATGCTTTTTGCTATTATTATGATGAATACTTTTGGCGTAAGCGGTAACCTGATGAGTTTAGGAGCACTTGATTTCGGGCTTATTGTCGATGGTGCCGTGATTATTGTCGAGGCAATCCTGCATCATATTCATTCATCCAAAAAATACAAAACAGCAAACAATATTTCTCAGGAAGAAATGGACAAAGAGGTATCTGGTTCTGCTTCGCGAATGATGAACGCAGCTGTTTTTGGCCAGATTATCATTCTGATTGTCTATCTGCCTATTTTATCGCTTCAGGGAATCGAAGGAAAAATGTTTAAGCCAATGGCTCAGACGGTTGCCTTTGCTATTTTAGGAGCTTTTATTTTATCACTGACCTATGTGCCAATGGTAAGTTCGCTTTTCATCAGCAAAAAAATAAGCCATAAACTTACTATTTCAGACCGCGTAATGCTGAAACTGGAAAACTGGTATGAGAAAGCTCTTAAGCGAGCTTTGGCTCTTAAAAAGAGTATTGTGACAGCAGCCGTTGTACTTTTTGGCTTTGCTGTATTTTTATTTGGATTGATGGGAGGAGAATTTATTCCGCAGTTAGAAGAAGGTGATTTTGCTGTCGAAACCCGTCTGCTTTTAGGAACCAACCTTTCAACTACAACCGAGACGATTGTTAAAATTTCGGCTGCATTAAAAAAACAATATCCGGAGGTTAAAAAAGTAGTCTCCCGAATAGGAAGTGCTGAAATTCCGACCGATCCAATGCCTATTGAAGGCGGGGATATGATTATTGTTCTAAAAGATAAATCAGAATGGACAAGTGCTTCTTCTTTCTCGGAGCTGGCCGAAAAAATGGCAAAAACGGTTCAGGAAACCGCGCCGGGTGTCACAACCGGATTTCAGT
This portion of the Flavobacterium gelatinilyticum genome encodes:
- a CDS encoding acyl carrier protein phosphodiesterase, which translates into the protein MNFLAHIYLSGDNDLIKIGNFMADGIRGKQFEHFPEDVQKGILLHRFIDTYTDSHDIFRQSTKRLHEKYHHYSGVIVDIVYDHFLAKNWTKYSDEKLENFISRFYNSLHENYAILTEKTQGLMPYMIERNWLLSYQTVEGIHQILTQMDRRSRNISKMQFASEELKEFYTEFEDEFTIFFEDLQQQSRQKLLSL
- the glmM gene encoding phosphoglucosamine mutase, with translation MTLIKSISGIRGTIGGKVGDNLTPVDAVKFASAYGTFLKNNTSKEKLTVVIGRDARISGPMIHNLVVNTLIGLGINVIDLGLSTTPTVEVAVPLEKADGGIILTASHNPKQWNALKLLNEKGEFLSGADGAKILEIAEAEAFDFSDVDNLGEITLNDAYMDIHIDEVLNLPLVDVQAVKDAKLKVVVDGVNSSGGIIIPKLLKQMGVEVVELYCEPNGHFPHNPEPLKEHLTDISELVVKEKAHLGIVVDPDVDRLAFISDDGEMFGEEYTLVACADYVLSKTPGNTVSNMSSSRALRDVTVGHNGNYEASAVGEVNVVELMKKNNAVIGGEGNGGIIYPELHYGRDSLVGVALFLTHLANKKMSVSALRASYPEYYMSKNKIELTPQIDVDAILTAMTDKYKNEDISTIDGVKIDFASEWVHLRKSNTEPIIRIYTEAPSQEAADKLALRIIDEIKVIAGI
- a CDS encoding glycosyl hydrolase, with the translated sequence MTKKLFFTVSAVFLSLITNAQSLKRGIAYGENTTADLLALKPGISWWYNWASLPENDTDANYQSLGVEFVPMAWGRVNDNAVQAFIDKIKPGAKYLLAFNEPNFNDGARLTPQEAVNAWGNIEKIAAAKNLEIVSASPAYNGPDNYGGFSDPVLWHKQFFQLCPNCKVDYIAFHTYDSNAPSVIGVTGLLKQFNRPVWVTEFANRVIQSEADKIAFMQAILQSFENDPDIYRYSWFTGRVPANWTDMLEGQLLSPARGVLKPIGTAYINESYTAKKMNVPGRVLANKHYRRKGTGLQNTTDSGTGQNVSLIDAGDWNEFILNVENEGTYNLTFRISSLNTEGKFDIMINNTVVKTDESFPATGGLQSFTNKIVSGISMPKGEVYLKIRFKTSNMNFNYIDISASNLGINDPETEDDSFTIYPNPVQAQSTLHIKSSITEPLNLKIVDMNGKVCFSSNRYFTNEDIKIGDKLASGVYIVNAVYGNIKKSVKIIKN
- a CDS encoding lysophospholipid acyltransferase family protein, producing MQFLVYILAYPLLWLISILPFRLFYLFSDFVYILVYRVIGYRKKVVRENLALTLPHLSDAERKVIEKKFYHHMCDMFLEMIKTMSISPKEMEKRFHVTNIELVQDYAKKGKSVILVASHYASYEWLLTINPKLGFQGVAVYKRLANRYFDKLIRKIRSKYNTEMVETRKAIPTMAQNQRDGKLSLYGLASDQSPKLDRIFHSMKFMGIEVPVHTGAEMLAKKYDLSVIMVKVKKTARGYYEATFLSIADDPKEFPNFDITEKYLKEVEKQIHEAPEFYLWTHKRWKHKVE
- a CDS encoding rhomboid family intramembrane serine protease yields the protein MNTILIGIIVANVLFSYKGFNDYAFFRKYEFHVGSIRAGEQIRMLSSGFLHADIMHLAFNMLTLFFFAPTVIAYLGGLSFLLVYIGSLIFGSLLTMLFHKNDYSYRAVGASGAVTGVLYSAILLEPNSTIGLYFVIDIPAYLFGILYLLYSIYGMKAKNDNIGHTAHFGGAVGGYVITLIKDPSLMVDHSLMTILLAIPILILFGMAKAGKL
- a CDS encoding SIMPL domain-containing protein, which produces MKKLVLFLTIMFMTMSYGQEIKQIPLINVNGEGKVKVAPDQVCISATVETKGNNAKDVKKQNDEKMDAVLKFIKKMNVPTADFKTKQVALNPQYDYEKKKTSYNATQTVEIVLRDLNKYDELMEGLVQQGINRIDNVSFESSKLAQHQSEARKLAMKDAKTKAEEYVSVLGQKVGKAFTISDNSQVYNPRPMYAAMKTEMMDASGASNQTLAIGEIEITSNVSVSFVLD